A DNA window from Amphiprion ocellaris isolate individual 3 ecotype Okinawa chromosome 8, ASM2253959v1, whole genome shotgun sequence contains the following coding sequences:
- the LOC111585419 gene encoding uncharacterized protein LOC111585419, which translates to MQSLKAALYLFVTQVTKSVGVYTAATGIFIYHVVFDKDFECTCKVQAFLCPFYMILPAFIIFFMLLWLDGSFQAILKYSCLKGTKRFCWFLLQRIIRAVFISLLWPMSVLIDGDWFICCIHEKILNCTESSQMSTKDLKIKSRITGFGALLCIIFLAACLWPIPWRKCCTRQRLKDCCCGSNESKPQSESESLGKDVLFKLIVLEEGENLLTKKLTEVAKGKIDEKFNEYAAAGEWEKCCGVLEEIVDPPKQNNNPNPPPDRSQSKSSKDKESGKGNKHVATGKIEEGSDAEKEPIVQSPPDELPSKSSPNEASTSL; encoded by the exons ATGCAGAGTCTGAAAGCAGCACTGTACCTTTTTGTGACCCAAGTCACTAAATCAGTTGGTGTCTACACTGCAGCCACTGGGATTTTTATCTATCATGTCGTATTTGACAAGGACTTTGAATGTACCTGCAAAGTCCAAGCCTTTCTTTGCCCGTTCTACATGATCCTCCCtgcatttataatattttttatgttgctgTGGTTGGATGGATCCTTTCAGGCGATCCTAAAATACAGCTGCCTGAAAGGTACAAAgaggttttgttggtttttgctgCAGCGGatcatcagagctgttttcatCAGCCTGCTGTGGCCGATGTCGGTGCTGATCGATGGAGATTGGTTCATCTGCTGTATCCATGAGAAGATACTGAACTGCACAGAGTCCAGTCAAATGAGTACTAAAGATCTCAAAATCAAATCAAGG atCACTGGCTTCGGTGCGCTCCTCTGCATCATCTTTCTGGCTGCCTGCTTGTGGCCGATACCATGGAGGAAATGCTGCACTCGTCAGCGTTTAAAGGACTGCTGCTGTGGATCAAATGAATCAAAGCCTCAGAGTGAATCAGAGAGTCTCGGCAAAGATGTTCTCTTCAAACTGATTGTTTTGGAAGAGGGTGAAAATTTACTGACAAAGAAGCTGACAGAGGTTGCAAAAGGCAAGATAGATGAAAAATTCAATGAGTATGCAGCTGCTGGAGAATGGGAGAAATGCTGTGGTGTTTTGGAAGAGATCGTTGATCCtccaaaacaaaataacaacccTAATCCTCCACCTGATAGATCACAGTCTAAATCCTCTAAAGACAAGGAAAGTGGAAAAGGCAACAAGCATGTGGCTACTGGAAAAATTGAGGAAGGTTCTGATGCTGAGAAAGAGCCGATTGTTCAGTCTCCACCTGATGAATTACCGTCTAAATCCTCCCCTAATGAGGCCTCAACCTCATTGTAG